A DNA window from Micromonospora sp. NBC_01739 contains the following coding sequences:
- a CDS encoding pyridoxamine 5'-phosphate oxidase family protein yields the protein MRETPEDLEKLQALLDASLAGSTSHLRSIINSASTLDAEQLTQVLTGMCTLALSTVTAKGEPRISGVDGHFLRGKWYFGTAPDAAKARHLAARPAASAAHMRGEDLGVFTHGKVEILNPRNGDQATDWPDVLAYLKDFYGDDLFDWDNDVVYYRLHPHWMTVYAPDIAKLTVASQP from the coding sequence ATGCGCGAAACCCCGGAAGATCTCGAAAAGCTTCAAGCCCTGCTTGACGCCTCCCTCGCCGGCTCCACCTCCCACCTCCGCTCGATCATCAACTCCGCGAGCACACTGGACGCGGAGCAGCTCACCCAGGTCCTCACCGGCATGTGCACCCTGGCTCTGTCCACCGTGACAGCGAAGGGTGAGCCGCGGATCAGCGGTGTCGACGGGCACTTCCTGCGAGGCAAGTGGTACTTCGGCACGGCTCCCGACGCCGCCAAGGCGCGCCACCTCGCGGCGCGACCCGCCGCCAGCGCCGCACACATGCGCGGTGAGGACCTCGGCGTCTTCACACACGGCAAGGTGGAGATCCTCAACCCCCGCAACGGCGACCAGGCCACGGACTGGCCGGACGTACTCGCGTACTTGAAGGACTTCTACGGCGACGACCTCTTCGACTGGGACAACGACGTGGTCTACTACCGGCTGCATCCGCACTGGATGACCGTCTATGCCCCAGACATCGCAAAGCTCACCGTGGCCTCCCAGCCCTGA
- a CDS encoding NADAR family protein, whose amino-acid sequence MTIYFYGADEIPYGCFSNFSGHGFELNGHWWTTSEHYFQAQKFPGARHAELIRRAATPLRAAELGRDRSRLLRRDWERVKDDVMRRAVTAKFTAHADIRAILLDTGDEEIVEDSSTDHYWGRGRSGTGKNILGRILMRTRTQLRADLTQNANTQGRRQRR is encoded by the coding sequence ATGACGATCTACTTCTACGGTGCCGACGAGATTCCGTACGGCTGCTTCTCCAACTTCTCCGGCCACGGCTTCGAACTCAACGGCCACTGGTGGACGACCTCCGAGCACTATTTCCAGGCCCAGAAGTTCCCCGGTGCCCGCCACGCCGAACTCATCCGGCGGGCGGCGACCCCGTTGCGGGCCGCCGAGCTGGGCCGCGATCGGTCCCGGCTGCTGCGCCGCGACTGGGAACGGGTCAAAGACGACGTGATGCGCCGGGCCGTGACGGCCAAGTTCACCGCCCACGCCGACATCCGCGCCATCCTGTTGGACACCGGCGACGAGGAAATCGTCGAGGACAGCAGCACTGACCACTACTGGGGACGCGGCCGGAGTGGCACCGGCAAGAACATACTCGGACGGATCTTGATGCGCACCCGCACCCAGCTACGCGCCGACCTCACCCAGAACGCCAACACCCAGGGCCGCCGACAGCGGCGATAG
- a CDS encoding IS3 family transposase — MTEAFDALAPVVGVAGACRLTGRSRATHYRRQQPSVVSRPLRPKTPPPSTLSAAERQAVLDVLHRDEYAEMSVAQVWTRELDNGRYWCSQSTMYRVLRQAGESRERRRQATHPARTIPQLAATGPSQVWSWDITRLKTMQRGVFYHLYVIIDVYSRYVVGWHVAAGEDSMLARELIDDAIARNGVRPEVLHADRGSSMTSKPVAELLADLDVTRSYSRPRVSNDNPYSEAQFKTLKYCPAFPDRFDSLHHAREFSAEFFTYYNHEHRHSGIGLHTPASVHYGTASDVHDQRQATLDAAWRTHPNRFTRRPRPPALPTTVWINKPAAQPADLQNT; from the coding sequence CTGACCGAGGCGTTCGACGCTCTCGCGCCGGTGGTGGGTGTGGCCGGGGCGTGCCGGTTGACCGGCCGGTCCCGCGCCACTCATTACCGGCGCCAACAGCCATCCGTGGTGTCTCGGCCGCTGCGGCCGAAGACACCTCCGCCGTCGACGCTGTCAGCGGCCGAACGCCAGGCCGTGCTGGATGTGCTGCATCGGGATGAGTACGCGGAGATGTCCGTGGCGCAGGTGTGGACGAGGGAACTCGACAACGGCCGCTACTGGTGTTCGCAGTCCACGATGTACCGGGTCCTGCGCCAGGCCGGGGAGAGTCGGGAACGCCGCCGGCAGGCGACCCATCCCGCCCGGACGATCCCGCAGTTGGCCGCGACCGGGCCGTCGCAGGTGTGGTCGTGGGACATCACCCGCCTCAAGACCATGCAGAGGGGCGTGTTCTACCACCTGTACGTGATCATCGACGTGTACTCCCGCTACGTCGTCGGCTGGCACGTCGCCGCCGGGGAAGACTCGATGCTCGCCCGGGAGCTGATCGATGACGCCATCGCCCGCAACGGTGTGCGGCCCGAGGTCCTGCACGCCGACCGCGGCTCGTCGATGACCTCGAAACCCGTCGCCGAACTCCTCGCCGACCTCGACGTCACCCGCTCCTACTCCCGGCCCCGGGTGTCGAATGACAACCCGTACTCCGAAGCGCAGTTCAAAACATTGAAGTACTGCCCCGCGTTCCCCGACCGGTTCGACTCCCTGCACCACGCCCGCGAGTTCAGCGCCGAGTTCTTCACCTACTACAACCACGAACACCGCCACTCCGGCATCGGCCTGCACACCCCCGCCTCGGTGCACTACGGCACCGCCAGCGACGTGCACGACCAGCGGCAGGCCACCCTCGACGCCGCCTGGCGGACCCACCCCAACCGGTTCACCCGCCGGCCCCGACCCCCGGCCCTACCGACCACCGTGTGGATCAACAAACCAGCAGCTCAACCCGCAGATCTACAGAACACCTGA
- a CDS encoding DUF1801 domain-containing protein — translation MSSKDEKNLTQVLDRISKMDEPIRSTMQRVHDIIMAAAPTLKPRIWYGMPAYAKSASTPALVTLRMDERLNLAITEKAEFRAAGGADGGLMPAAWYFETVDAVTERRIAEIVRSVVD, via the coding sequence ATGTCGTCGAAGGATGAGAAGAACCTGACGCAGGTGCTCGACAGGATCTCGAAGATGGACGAGCCGATCCGTTCGACGATGCAGCGGGTGCACGACATCATCATGGCCGCGGCGCCAACCCTGAAGCCGCGCATCTGGTACGGCATGCCCGCCTACGCGAAGTCGGCAAGCACACCCGCGCTCGTCACGCTGCGCATGGACGAACGATTGAACCTCGCGATCACCGAGAAGGCCGAGTTCCGCGCGGCAGGCGGCGCGGACGGTGGGCTGATGCCGGCCGCGTGGTACTTCGAGACGGTGGATGCCGTCACTGAGAGGCGCATCGCCGAGATCGTCCGCTCCGTGGTCGACTGA
- a CDS encoding CoA transferase, which yields MVTLLDGVLADLGLMDIAGPRLAGDPQPAVLASPLAVAECAIGSVAACLTAAADLAFARTGRWPDIAVDRAHVAAAMRSEVWLRDADGRGIDGFAPLSRLWRAADGWVRTHANYPWHRAALLVSLGVNDDRDAEVQARLADVIAARPALEVERAVYAAGGLAVAARTQAQWQADDQNSAMGTSPLVSMVPLSRGPLPLAEPGWLPASGVKVLDLTRVIAGPVGTRMLGALGADVLRVDDPHRPELALHAIDGVIGKASASLDASTENGRQALHRLLDQADVLVTGYRPGALRRLGLDPDQVADQHPGTIVVTLSAWGTAGTWGTWRGFDSLVQIATGIGWATSTDGIQPGALPCQLLDHATGYLIAAGALAALGRRARTGDATHVSVCLARTARWLLDQGIMPARQSAGDDPKRQADTYRTALGNGWSGISPPGQLDGRPLSWPHLPPAYAQAPPDWS from the coding sequence ATGGTGACTCTGTTGGACGGCGTACTGGCGGACCTGGGGCTGATGGACATCGCCGGGCCCCGGCTGGCCGGAGATCCACAGCCGGCGGTGCTGGCGTCACCGCTCGCAGTCGCCGAATGCGCAATCGGGTCCGTGGCCGCCTGTCTCACTGCTGCCGCTGATCTGGCTTTTGCACGCACCGGTCGCTGGCCTGATATCGCAGTCGACAGGGCGCATGTGGCGGCGGCGATGCGCAGCGAGGTTTGGCTTCGCGACGCGGACGGGCGGGGGATCGATGGCTTCGCTCCGCTGTCTCGATTGTGGCGGGCTGCAGACGGTTGGGTGCGTACACATGCGAACTACCCGTGGCATCGGGCGGCTCTGCTGGTGTCCCTCGGTGTAAACGACGATCGTGACGCCGAGGTTCAGGCGCGGTTGGCTGACGTCATTGCTGCGCGCCCGGCGTTGGAGGTTGAGCGTGCTGTGTACGCCGCGGGAGGGCTGGCCGTGGCGGCTCGTACGCAGGCCCAGTGGCAAGCAGACGACCAGAACAGCGCGATGGGGACGTCTCCGCTCGTGAGCATGGTGCCGCTCAGCCGTGGGCCGCTGCCGCTAGCCGAACCGGGCTGGCTTCCGGCGTCGGGGGTGAAGGTGCTCGATCTGACACGAGTCATCGCCGGCCCCGTTGGTACTCGAATGCTGGGCGCGCTCGGTGCCGACGTGCTACGAGTCGATGATCCGCATCGCCCGGAGTTGGCGCTGCACGCCATCGATGGAGTGATCGGTAAGGCAAGCGCGAGCCTGGATGCCAGCACGGAGAACGGCCGTCAAGCTCTGCATCGCCTTCTCGACCAGGCCGACGTTCTCGTGACCGGCTACCGACCCGGAGCCTTGCGCCGTCTCGGTCTGGACCCTGACCAAGTTGCGGACCAGCACCCCGGCACCATCGTCGTCACGCTTTCGGCCTGGGGAACGGCTGGAACCTGGGGGACATGGCGCGGTTTCGACAGCCTGGTGCAGATTGCCACCGGCATCGGCTGGGCCACAAGCACGGATGGCATCCAACCCGGCGCCCTTCCCTGTCAGTTGCTCGACCACGCCACCGGCTACCTCATCGCTGCTGGTGCACTGGCTGCACTGGGTCGACGCGCCCGTACCGGCGACGCCACCCATGTCTCTGTATGCCTCGCCAGGACGGCACGATGGCTGCTCGATCAAGGCATCATGCCGGCCAGGCAGAGCGCGGGCGATGACCCGAAGCGCCAAGCCGACACCTACCGGACAGCTCTCGGAAACGGGTGGAGCGGGATCAGCCCACCGGGTCAACTCGACGGCCGCCCGCTGAGCTGGCCTCACCTACCACCCGCCTACGCTCAAGCGCCGCCCGATTGGAGCTGA
- a CDS encoding class I SAM-dependent methyltransferase → MPAAPNVYTHGHHESVLRSHRWRTAENSAAYLLPHLAPGLSVLDVGCGPGTITVDLAARVAPGRVTAVEITDDALQLARTEAEARGQGNIDFAVADVHALDLPDGTFDVVHAHQVLQHVADPIQALREMRRVCRPGGIVAARDSDYAAFTWFPRVPALDDWLALYQQAARANGGEPDAGRRLLSWAQAAGFTDVRATASTWCFATPEDRQWWGGMWAERILNSDLARQVLTAGVATAQDLRNISDGWREWAEAADAWFVVLHGEIVCRA, encoded by the coding sequence ATGCCGGCCGCACCGAACGTCTACACCCACGGACACCACGAGTCGGTGCTGCGCTCGCACCGGTGGCGTACCGCCGAGAACTCGGCGGCATACCTGCTGCCGCACCTCGCGCCGGGCCTGTCGGTGCTCGACGTCGGCTGCGGACCGGGCACCATCACCGTCGACCTGGCCGCCCGCGTGGCACCCGGACGAGTCACCGCCGTCGAGATCACCGACGACGCACTGCAACTCGCCCGCACCGAGGCCGAAGCCCGTGGTCAGGGCAACATCGACTTCGCGGTCGCCGACGTCCACGCGCTGGACCTGCCCGACGGTACGTTCGACGTCGTCCACGCCCACCAGGTGCTTCAGCATGTCGCCGATCCGATCCAGGCGCTGCGCGAGATGCGCCGGGTCTGCCGTCCCGGTGGAATCGTCGCCGCGCGGGACAGCGACTATGCCGCGTTCACCTGGTTTCCTCGCGTACCGGCGCTCGACGACTGGCTCGCCCTGTACCAGCAGGCCGCCCGCGCCAACGGCGGCGAGCCGGACGCCGGGCGGCGTCTGCTCTCCTGGGCGCAGGCCGCCGGATTCACCGACGTCAGGGCGACGGCGAGCACCTGGTGCTTCGCCACCCCGGAGGACCGGCAATGGTGGGGCGGGATGTGGGCCGAGCGGATCCTGAATTCGGACCTGGCCCGACAGGTACTGACCGCAGGCGTCGCCACGGCCCAGGACCTACGCAACATCTCGGACGGCTGGCGGGAGTGGGCCGAAGCAGCGGATGCCTGGTTCGTCGTGCTGCACGGCGAGATCGTCTGCCGGGCCTGA